Proteins encoded within one genomic window of Burkholderiaceae bacterium:
- a CDS encoding DNA repair protein RecN, which produces MALRRLALRDFVIVHELELDLADGFTALTGETGAGKSILIDALQLALGARADAGAVREGASRTEVCAEFDATTAAHDWLAEAGFDVDDTLLLRRVVDAQGKSRAWINGSPATAAQLRELAGGLLDIHGQHAWQSLTRPAAVRALLDAYAGIDTQLLSRLWQRWRDAQNAATAARGAQDTLQQEAERLAWQIAEVDKLAPGSDEWESLSTAHTRLGHAQALQDAAREALRGLAGDADTAVQTGLARAHAMLHNQEHIEPEFSGLADVLASSLAQAQDVAHSLQAYLRRTDLDPDRLAELDARMSLWVTLARRYRRTPAELPAQWQAWKQELARLDQAADLTALEAAEQQAERDYLAEARGVSQARRQAAPRLAKAVTQAMQGLGMQGGVFDVAQGAAALPMQSGLDEIDFLVAGHPGSTPRPVAKIASGGELSRIALAIAVTTSRLGGAPTLIFDEVDAGIGGAVAATVGQLMKQLGRDRQVLAVTHLPQVAACADQHLVVAKQRRGAGIASSVAPVQGDARVVEVARMLGGEKRSGTSLAHAREMLAGGATAP; this is translated from the coding sequence GTGGCCCTCAGGCGCCTCGCGCTGCGCGACTTCGTGATCGTGCACGAGCTCGAGCTCGATCTGGCCGATGGCTTCACCGCGCTGACCGGCGAGACCGGCGCCGGCAAGTCGATCCTGATCGATGCGCTGCAACTCGCTTTAGGCGCGCGCGCCGACGCCGGCGCGGTGCGCGAGGGGGCAAGCCGGACCGAGGTCTGCGCCGAATTCGACGCGACGACTGCCGCGCACGACTGGCTGGCCGAGGCCGGATTCGACGTCGACGACACGCTGCTGCTGCGCCGCGTCGTCGATGCGCAGGGCAAGAGCCGGGCCTGGATCAACGGCAGCCCGGCCACCGCGGCGCAGCTGCGCGAGCTCGCCGGCGGGCTGCTCGACATTCACGGCCAGCACGCGTGGCAAAGCCTGACGCGGCCGGCCGCGGTGCGCGCGCTGCTGGACGCCTACGCCGGCATCGACACCCAGCTGCTGTCGAGACTGTGGCAGCGCTGGCGCGACGCGCAGAACGCGGCAACGGCGGCACGCGGCGCGCAGGACACGCTGCAACAGGAAGCCGAGCGCCTTGCCTGGCAGATCGCCGAGGTCGACAAGCTCGCGCCCGGTTCGGACGAATGGGAAAGCTTGAGCACGGCGCACACACGCCTCGGGCATGCGCAGGCGCTGCAGGATGCCGCACGCGAGGCGCTGCGCGGCCTGGCCGGCGATGCCGACACGGCGGTGCAAACGGGCCTGGCGCGCGCCCATGCGATGCTGCACAATCAGGAGCATATCGAGCCCGAATTCTCTGGGCTTGCGGACGTTCTGGCGTCCAGCCTCGCGCAGGCGCAGGATGTCGCGCATTCGCTGCAGGCCTATCTGCGCCGCACCGACCTGGACCCGGATCGCCTCGCCGAGCTCGACGCGCGCATGTCGCTCTGGGTCACGCTAGCACGGCGCTACCGGCGCACCCCGGCCGAGTTGCCGGCGCAGTGGCAGGCGTGGAAACAGGAGCTGGCACGGCTCGATCAAGCCGCGGACCTCACGGCACTCGAGGCAGCCGAGCAGCAGGCAGAGCGCGACTATCTCGCCGAGGCGCGCGGCGTGTCGCAGGCGCGCCGGCAGGCCGCGCCGAGGCTGGCGAAGGCGGTGACGCAGGCGATGCAGGGCCTGGGCATGCAGGGCGGCGTGTTCGATGTCGCGCAGGGCGCGGCGGCGCTGCCGATGCAGTCCGGCCTCGACGAGATCGACTTTCTCGTCGCCGGCCATCCCGGCAGCACGCCGCGGCCGGTGGCCAAGATCGCGTCGGGCGGCGAGCTCTCCCGGATCGCGCTCGCGATCGCGGTCACCACCAGCCGGCTCGGGGGTGCGCCAACGCTGATCTTCGATGAGGTCGACGCCGGCATCGGCGGCGCGGTCGCGGCGACCGTCGGCCAGTTGATGAAGCAGCTCGGGCGCGACCGCCAGGTGCTCGCGGTCACGCATCTGCCGCAGGTCGCGGCCTGCGCGGACCAGCACCTGGTGGTCGCGAAGCAGCGGCGGGGCGCCGGTATCGCCAGCAGCGTCGCGCCGGTGCAGGGCGACGCGCGCGTGGTCGAGGTCGCGCGCATGCTCGGCGGCGAGAAGCGTTCCGGAACCAGCCTGGCGCATGCGCGGGAAATGCTCGCCGGCGGCGCGACCGCTCCATGA
- a CDS encoding Exodeoxyribonuclease VII small subunit yields the protein MPKNPVQAEPVQTRSAAAPASYEAALEELEQLLARLESGKMPLDQLLGGYQRGAELLKFCRDKLEAVENQIKVLDDGVLKPWTQQ from the coding sequence ATGCCCAAGAACCCAGTCCAGGCCGAGCCCGTCCAGACCCGATCCGCCGCCGCGCCCGCGAGCTACGAGGCGGCGCTGGAGGAGCTCGAGCAGCTGCTGGCGCGTCTGGAGTCCGGCAAGATGCCGCTTGATCAGTTGCTCGGCGGCTACCAGCGCGGAGCCGAACTGCTGAAGTTCTGCCGCGACAAACTCGAGGCGGTCGAGAACCAGATCAAGGTGCTCGACGACGGCGTGCTGAAGCCATGGACGCAGCAGTGA
- a CDS encoding Thiosulfate sulfurtransferase, rhodanese, translating into MYTTLISAEQFMALQRSGRPLMVFDCSFELMQPAAGLAQYREAHVPGAIHADLDTALSAHGRADAASGGRHPLPNRERFAAWLGSVGFGNEMQAVVYDRQRANYCGRLWWMLKWAGHEAVAVLDGGLQAWIAAGGAVESGDASAPAPVRFTLSPARAALVGTGEVSGRLGRAEQTLIDARAAPRFRGETEPLDPVAGHIPGALNRPFGDNLDAQGKFKPAETLRAEFEALLSARDPGTVVHHCGSGVSAVPNVIAMELAGLGRAALYAGSWSEWSRTPGLPCAQSGAQG; encoded by the coding sequence ATGTACACCACGCTGATCTCTGCCGAACAGTTCATGGCCCTGCAGCGCAGCGGCCGGCCGCTCATGGTGTTCGACTGCAGCTTCGAGCTGATGCAGCCGGCCGCCGGCCTCGCGCAGTACCGCGAGGCCCATGTCCCCGGCGCGATCCACGCCGATCTGGATACCGCGCTCAGCGCGCACGGGCGAGCGGACGCCGCCTCGGGCGGCCGTCATCCGCTACCCAACCGCGAGCGATTCGCAGCATGGCTGGGCAGCGTCGGATTCGGCAACGAGATGCAGGCGGTGGTGTACGACCGGCAGCGGGCCAACTACTGCGGACGCCTGTGGTGGATGCTCAAATGGGCTGGCCATGAGGCGGTCGCCGTGCTGGACGGCGGCCTACAGGCCTGGATCGCCGCCGGCGGCGCGGTCGAGAGCGGTGATGCGTCCGCGCCGGCGCCGGTGCGATTCACGCTGTCGCCGGCGCGGGCCGCACTGGTCGGCACCGGCGAGGTCTCCGGCCGACTCGGTCGCGCCGAACAGACGCTGATCGATGCACGCGCTGCGCCGCGCTTTCGCGGCGAGACCGAGCCGCTGGACCCCGTGGCCGGCCATATTCCCGGCGCGCTGAACCGCCCGTTCGGCGACAACCTGGACGCGCAAGGCAAGTTCAAACCGGCCGAGACGCTGCGCGCCGAATTCGAAGCGCTGCTCAGCGCCCGCGACCCGGGCACCGTGGTGCACCACTGCGGCAGCGGCGTGAGCGCGGTGCCGAACGTGATCGCGATGGAACTCGCGGGCCTGGGGCGCGCGGCGCTCTACGCCGGCAGCTGGAGCGAATGGAGCCGCACCCCCGGCCTGCCTTGTGCGCAGAGTGGTGCGCAGGGCTGA
- a CDS encoding putative membrane protein, whose protein sequence is MQALWMLLAALFFSTMGVCVKFASSYFNSGELILYRGLIGVLFMGMLARRQGIKLATRFPGMHAWRSLVGVASLGAWFYALAKLPLATAITLNYMSSVWIAAFLVGGSLLIGRVQRQGPLVLTVMVGFVGVVLMLRPTFDHHQAFAGLIGLLSGISSAFAYMQVMALSRLGEPETRVVFYFSVGSVLAGAAATVVTGASPWLWPSALWLIPVGVLASLGQLCMTRAYSHGATLVVANLQYSGIVFGAMYSVALFGDHIAPLGWIGMTLILASGMAATVLRERAVPHAPAEEH, encoded by the coding sequence ATGCAAGCGCTGTGGATGCTGCTCGCCGCGTTGTTCTTCTCGACGATGGGGGTCTGCGTCAAGTTCGCATCGAGCTACTTCAACAGCGGCGAGCTGATCCTGTACCGCGGGCTGATCGGCGTGCTGTTCATGGGGATGCTGGCGCGCCGGCAGGGCATCAAGCTGGCGACCCGGTTTCCCGGCATGCACGCGTGGCGCAGCCTGGTCGGCGTGGCGTCGCTCGGCGCCTGGTTCTATGCACTGGCCAAGCTGCCGCTGGCCACCGCGATCACGCTGAACTACATGAGCAGCGTCTGGATCGCCGCATTCCTGGTCGGCGGCTCGCTGCTGATCGGGCGGGTGCAGCGCCAGGGGCCGCTGGTGCTGACGGTGATGGTCGGCTTCGTCGGCGTGGTGCTGATGCTGCGCCCCACGTTCGACCACCACCAGGCGTTCGCCGGCCTGATCGGCCTGCTGTCGGGCATCAGTTCGGCGTTCGCGTATATGCAGGTGATGGCGCTGTCACGCCTGGGCGAGCCCGAGACCCGCGTCGTGTTCTATTTCTCGGTCGGCTCGGTGCTGGCCGGCGCTGCCGCCACTGTCGTCACCGGCGCGTCGCCGTGGCTCTGGCCGTCGGCGCTGTGGCTGATTCCGGTCGGCGTGCTCGCGTCGCTCGGGCAACTGTGCATGACGCGCGCGTACAGCCACGGCGCAACGCTGGTCGTCGCCAACCTGCAATACTCGGGCATCGTGTTCGGCGCGATGTATAGCGTGGCGCTGTTCGGCGACCACATCGCGCCGCTCGGCTGGATCGGCATGACATTGATCCTCGCGAGCGGCATGGCCGCCACCGTGCTGCGCGAGCGCGCGGTGCCGCACGCGCCGGCCGAGGAACACTAG
- a CDS encoding ABC transporter, ATP-binding protein 2 (cluster 4, leucine/isoleucine/valine/benzoate), translating to MSAATGSDAPLLQVQGLKVAYGKIEAVRGIDLELREGEITTLVGANGAGKSTTLLALSGLVKKAAGRVLFDGRDLTRMTPHRIVAGGVVQVAEGRATLTTLTVRENLELGAYSRRDRGDRAADLARVFELFPVLAERADGLAGNLSGGEQQMLAIGRALMAKPRLLLLDEPSMGLAPIIVQDIFRTLREINRAGLTIFLVEQNVRQALRIAQRAYVIETGRIVLEGTGRELLSNPRVQDAYLGG from the coding sequence GGTGCAGGGCCTGAAGGTCGCTTACGGCAAGATCGAGGCGGTGCGCGGCATCGACCTGGAACTGCGCGAGGGCGAGATCACGACGCTGGTCGGCGCGAACGGAGCCGGCAAGTCGACCACGCTGCTCGCGTTGTCGGGCCTGGTGAAGAAGGCCGCGGGGCGCGTGCTGTTCGACGGCCGCGACCTGACGCGGATGACACCGCACCGCATCGTCGCCGGCGGCGTGGTGCAGGTCGCCGAGGGGCGCGCGACACTGACCACGCTGACCGTGCGCGAGAACCTTGAACTCGGCGCGTACAGCCGGCGTGACCGGGGCGACCGCGCGGCCGATCTGGCGCGGGTGTTCGAACTGTTCCCGGTGCTGGCCGAACGCGCCGACGGCCTCGCCGGCAATCTGTCGGGCGGCGAGCAGCAGATGCTGGCGATCGGCCGTGCGCTGATGGCCAAGCCGCGGCTGCTGCTGCTCGACGAACCGTCGATGGGGCTGGCGCCGATCATCGTGCAGGACATCTTCCGCACGCTGCGCGAAATCAACCGCGCGGGCCTGACGATCTTCCTGGTCGAGCAGAACGTGCGCCAGGCTTTGAGGATCGCGCAGCGCGCCTACGTGATCGAGACTGGCCGCATCGTGCTCGAAGGCACAGGACGAGAACTGCTCTCCAACCCGCGGGTGCAGGACGCATACCTCGGCGGGTGA
- a CDS encoding (2E,6E)-farnesyl diphosphate synthase yields the protein MDAAVTVVFPLKSAAARFDFDSWSEQRLAAVEQALSDWVPADAPAGLGDAMRYAVIDGGKRLRPLLVLAACEAVRGDGRAALRAACAVELIHAYSLVHDDLPCMDDDVLRRGRPTVHVRYGEARALLAGDALQALAFELLTPDDGSIDPALQAALCRLLTRAAGHRGMAGGQAIDLASVGRPLSELQLREMHRLKTGALLECSVAMGAACGTVPLSAGEALARYGAALGLAFQVVDDILDTTADTATLGKTAGKDAAQLKPTYVSVLGLARSREHAQQLLGQALAALDASGLDAEGSAHTGPLRALAEMVVNRDR from the coding sequence ATGGACGCAGCAGTGACGGTGGTGTTTCCGCTGAAGAGCGCAGCCGCGCGATTCGACTTCGACAGCTGGAGCGAGCAGCGGCTCGCCGCGGTCGAGCAGGCTCTGTCGGACTGGGTGCCGGCCGACGCGCCGGCGGGGCTCGGCGACGCGATGCGCTATGCGGTGATCGATGGCGGCAAGCGGCTGCGCCCGCTGTTGGTGCTGGCCGCCTGTGAGGCGGTGCGCGGCGACGGGCGCGCGGCGCTGCGCGCGGCCTGCGCGGTGGAACTGATTCATGCCTATTCGCTGGTGCACGACGATCTGCCGTGCATGGACGACGATGTGCTGCGCCGCGGCAGGCCGACCGTGCACGTGCGCTACGGCGAAGCGCGCGCGCTGCTGGCTGGCGACGCGCTGCAGGCGCTGGCGTTCGAGTTGCTGACGCCCGACGACGGCAGCATCGACCCCGCGCTGCAGGCCGCGCTGTGCCGTTTGCTGACGCGCGCGGCCGGGCACCGCGGCATGGCCGGCGGCCAGGCGATCGATCTGGCCAGCGTCGGGCGGCCGCTCTCCGAGTTGCAGCTGCGCGAGATGCACCGGCTCAAGACCGGCGCGCTGCTCGAATGCAGCGTCGCGATGGGCGCTGCCTGCGGCACCGTCCCGCTATCCGCGGGCGAGGCACTGGCGCGCTACGGTGCCGCGCTCGGCCTGGCGTTCCAGGTGGTCGACGACATCCTGGACACGACCGCCGACACCGCGACGCTCGGCAAGACCGCCGGCAAGGACGCGGCGCAGCTCAAACCCACCTATGTGTCGGTGCTCGGCCTCGCGCGTTCGCGCGAGCATGCGCAGCAACTGCTCGGGCAGGCGCTGGCTGCGCTCGACGCGAGCGGCCTGGACGCCGAGGGGTCGGCGCACACGGGCCCGCTGCGCGCGCTGGCCGAGATGGTGGTGAACCGCGACCGCTGA
- a CDS encoding aromatic ring-hydroxylating dioxygenase subunit alpha, with protein MSDLSLQLQQATSQLPVSSYFDEAVSERERKALFEPGPRYVGHERAVPEVGDYHALPAEGAGRALVRTPDGVSLISNVCRHRQALILKDRGSLQATGGGAGGNIVCPLHRWTYSGGAGSRAGTLLGAPHFAQDPCLDLNDYPLQSWNGLLFEANGRGVAADLAGMGPLADFDFSGHVLDRVVLHECNYNWKTFIEVYLEDYHVGPFHPGLGQFVSCDDLRWEFGDAYSVQTVGVANRLGRAGSPIYERWQQALLQYRGGTTPRYGAIWLAYYPGVMLEWYPHVLTVSTLFPLGPQKTVNMIEFFYPEEIAAFEREFVETQQAAYMETCEEDDEIALRMDAGRRALMQRGDDEAGPYQSPMEDGMQHFHEWYRRTMRHAGTPA; from the coding sequence ATGTCTGATTTAAGTCTTCAACTGCAGCAGGCCACGAGCCAACTTCCGGTTTCCAGCTACTTCGACGAGGCGGTGTCCGAACGAGAGCGAAAAGCCTTGTTCGAGCCCGGGCCGCGCTATGTCGGCCATGAACGCGCGGTGCCCGAGGTCGGCGACTATCACGCGCTGCCCGCCGAAGGCGCGGGCCGGGCGCTGGTTCGAACGCCGGACGGCGTGTCGCTGATCTCGAACGTCTGTCGGCATCGCCAGGCACTGATCCTGAAGGACCGGGGCTCGCTGCAGGCGACGGGTGGCGGAGCGGGCGGCAACATCGTCTGCCCCTTGCACCGCTGGACCTACAGCGGCGGCGCGGGCAGCCGCGCCGGCACGCTGCTCGGCGCGCCGCATTTCGCGCAGGATCCGTGCCTGGACCTGAACGACTATCCGCTGCAGTCGTGGAACGGGTTGCTGTTCGAGGCCAACGGCCGCGGCGTGGCGGCCGACCTCGCCGGCATGGGTCCGCTGGCCGATTTCGACTTCTCGGGCCACGTGCTCGACCGCGTCGTGCTGCACGAGTGCAACTACAACTGGAAGACCTTCATCGAGGTCTACCTGGAGGACTACCACGTCGGCCCGTTCCATCCGGGGCTGGGCCAGTTCGTCAGCTGCGACGACCTGCGCTGGGAATTCGGCGACGCGTACTCGGTCCAGACCGTCGGTGTCGCGAACCGCCTTGGCCGTGCCGGCAGCCCGATCTACGAACGCTGGCAGCAGGCGCTGCTGCAGTACCGGGGCGGCACGACGCCGCGCTACGGCGCGATCTGGCTGGCGTACTACCCCGGCGTCATGCTCGAGTGGTATCCGCATGTGCTCACCGTGTCCACGCTGTTTCCGCTGGGCCCGCAGAAGACGGTCAACATGATCGAATTCTTCTATCCCGAGGAGATCGCCGCGTTCGAGCGCGAATTCGTCGAAACCCAGCAGGCGGCCTACATGGAAACCTGCGAAGAAGACGATGAAATCGCGCTGCGCATGGACGCCGGACGCCGCGCGCTGATGCAGCGCGGCGACGACGAGGCCGGCCCGTACCAGAGCCCGATGGAGGACGGCATGCAGCACTTCCACGAGTGGTATCGCCGGACGATGCGACATGCCGGCACGCCGGCCTGA
- a CDS encoding 1-deoxy-D-xylulose 5-phosphate synthase, whose protein sequence is MTKLLETINDPADLRRLPRAQLRPLADELRAFVLESVSKTGGHLSSNLGTVELTVALHYVFNTPHDRLVWDVGHQTYPHKILTGRRERMASLRQLGGLSGFPQRAESEYDTFGTAHSSTSISAALGMALAAKRKGESRRVVAIIGDGAMSGGMAFEALNNAGVAEADLLVILNDNEMSISPPVGALNRYLAQLMSGHFYDAAKSVGKQVLRAAPPLFELAKRLEQHAKGMVLPATLFEQFGFNYIGPIDGHDLDALVPTLENIRQLKGPQFLHVITKKGQGYKLAEADPVAYHGPGKFDPAVGLQQPATLPKRTFTQVFGQWLCDMAAQDARLVGITPAMREGSGLVEFERRFPGRYFDVGIAEQHAVTFAAGLACEGLKPVLAIYSTFLQRGYDQLIHDVAIQNLPVVFALDRAGIVGADGATHAGAYDIAFLRCVPNMSVACPADENECRALLSTAFAQDGPVAVRYPRGAGVGAEIEHGLAALPYGKGEIRRAATGGAALAGKGVAILAFGTLLYPALEAAARLNATVVNMRWAKPLDTELLLGVAAGHDALVTLEDGVVMGGAGSAVLEALAAAGVMLPVLQLGLPDRFIEHGDPARLMALQGLDAAGIEKSIRNRFAAHVTSARAALKSVA, encoded by the coding sequence ATGACGAAACTGCTAGAGACGATCAACGACCCGGCCGACCTGCGCCGGCTGCCCCGCGCGCAACTGCGTCCGCTGGCCGACGAGTTGCGCGCGTTCGTGCTGGAGAGCGTGTCCAAAACCGGCGGGCATCTGAGCTCGAACCTGGGCACGGTCGAACTGACCGTCGCACTGCACTACGTGTTCAACACGCCGCACGACCGGCTCGTGTGGGACGTGGGCCACCAGACCTATCCGCACAAGATCCTGACCGGCCGGCGCGAGCGCATGGCGAGCCTGCGCCAGTTGGGCGGGTTGTCGGGCTTTCCGCAACGCGCCGAGAGCGAGTACGACACCTTCGGCACCGCGCATTCGAGCACCTCGATCTCGGCCGCGCTCGGCATGGCGCTGGCGGCGAAACGCAAGGGCGAGAGCCGCCGCGTGGTGGCGATCATCGGCGACGGCGCGATGAGCGGCGGCATGGCGTTCGAGGCGCTGAACAACGCCGGCGTGGCCGAGGCCGACCTGCTGGTGATCCTGAACGACAACGAGATGAGCATCAGCCCGCCGGTCGGCGCGCTGAATCGCTACCTCGCGCAGCTGATGAGCGGCCACTTCTACGACGCGGCGAAGAGCGTCGGCAAGCAGGTGCTGCGCGCGGCGCCGCCGCTGTTCGAGCTGGCGAAGCGGCTCGAGCAGCACGCGAAGGGCATGGTGTTGCCGGCCACGCTGTTCGAGCAGTTCGGCTTCAACTACATCGGCCCGATCGACGGGCACGACCTCGATGCACTGGTTCCGACGCTGGAGAACATCCGGCAGTTGAAGGGCCCACAGTTCCTGCACGTGATCACGAAGAAGGGCCAAGGCTACAAGCTGGCCGAGGCCGATCCGGTCGCGTACCACGGGCCCGGCAAGTTCGACCCGGCGGTCGGCCTGCAGCAGCCGGCGACGCTGCCAAAGCGCACCTTCACCCAGGTGTTCGGCCAGTGGCTGTGCGACATGGCGGCGCAGGATGCGCGGCTCGTCGGCATCACGCCGGCGATGCGCGAGGGCTCGGGGCTGGTCGAGTTCGAGCGGCGTTTTCCCGGCCGCTACTTCGATGTCGGCATCGCCGAGCAGCATGCGGTGACCTTCGCCGCCGGCCTGGCCTGCGAGGGCCTGAAGCCGGTGCTGGCGATCTACTCGACCTTTCTGCAGCGCGGCTACGACCAGCTGATTCACGATGTCGCGATCCAGAACCTGCCGGTGGTGTTCGCACTCGACCGCGCCGGCATCGTCGGTGCCGACGGCGCGACCCATGCCGGCGCGTACGACATCGCTTTCCTGCGCTGCGTGCCGAACATGAGCGTGGCCTGTCCGGCCGACGAGAACGAATGCCGCGCGCTGCTCTCCACCGCGTTCGCGCAGGACGGCCCGGTCGCGGTGCGCTACCCGCGCGGCGCAGGGGTCGGCGCCGAGATCGAGCATGGCCTTGCCGCGCTGCCGTACGGCAAGGGCGAGATCCGCCGCGCAGCGACCGGCGGCGCGGCGCTGGCCGGCAAGGGGGTCGCAATCCTGGCGTTCGGAACGCTGCTGTATCCGGCGCTCGAGGCGGCGGCGCGGCTGAACGCGACCGTGGTCAACATGCGCTGGGCGAAGCCGCTCGATACCGAACTGCTGCTAGGCGTCGCGGCCGGCCACGACGCGCTGGTCACGCTGGAAGACGGCGTCGTGATGGGCGGCGCCGGCAGCGCGGTGCTGGAGGCGCTCGCCGCGGCCGGCGTCATGCTGCCGGTGCTGCAGCTTGGGCTGCCCGACCGGTTCATCGAGCACGGCGACCCGGCGCGGCTGATGGCGCTGCAAGGCTTGGACGCCGCCGGCATCGAAAAATCAATACGAAATCGGTTCGCAGCCCATGTAACATCTGCACGTGCCGCTCTCAAATCAGTAGCGTAG
- a CDS encoding NAD kinase, with protein MNPAFRHVALIGKYQGTAPGAQAEASRLVLQDIAGFVVQQGCTVSFEQETAATFGLDRKLALGADAIGAQCDLGLVVGGDGTMLSIGRRLARHGVPLIGINQGRLGFITDIALEDYRTVLTAMLRGEYDEDHRSLIDARVLRGGECVFEALAMNDVVVNRSGTAGMMELRVEVDGHFVANQRADGLIIATPTGSTAYALSAGGPLVHPSIPGLLLVPIAPHTLSNRPIVLADQSEVAIEIVAGRAVSANFDMQSLASLVRGDRIVVQRSQHRVRFLHPLGWSYFDTLRKKLHWNEGGS; from the coding sequence ATGAATCCCGCATTCCGTCACGTGGCGTTGATCGGCAAGTACCAGGGCACCGCGCCCGGCGCGCAGGCCGAAGCCTCGCGCCTGGTGCTGCAGGACATTGCCGGCTTCGTGGTCCAGCAAGGCTGCACGGTGTCGTTCGAGCAGGAAACAGCGGCCACCTTCGGTCTGGACCGAAAGTTGGCGCTCGGCGCCGACGCGATCGGCGCGCAGTGCGACCTGGGCCTGGTGGTCGGCGGCGACGGCACGATGCTCAGCATCGGCCGGCGGCTGGCGCGCCATGGCGTGCCGCTGATCGGGATCAACCAGGGGCGCCTGGGCTTCATCACCGACATTGCGCTCGAGGACTACCGGACGGTGCTCACCGCGATGCTGCGCGGCGAATACGACGAAGATCACCGCAGCCTGATCGACGCGCGCGTGCTGCGGGGCGGCGAATGCGTGTTCGAGGCGCTCGCGATGAACGACGTGGTGGTGAATCGCAGCGGCACCGCCGGCATGATGGAGCTGCGCGTCGAGGTCGACGGCCATTTCGTCGCGAACCAGCGCGCCGACGGCCTGATCATCGCCACGCCGACCGGCTCCACCGCCTATGCGCTGTCGGCCGGCGGCCCGCTGGTGCACCCGTCCATTCCCGGCTTGCTGCTCGTGCCGATCGCCCCGCATACCTTGTCGAATCGGCCGATCGTCCTCGCGGATCAATCAGAGGTAGCTATAGAAATAGTAGCCGGCCGCGCGGTCAGCGCGAATTTCGACATGCAGTCGCTGGCGTCGCTGGTGCGCGGCGACCGCATCGTCGTGCAGCGCTCGCAGCACCGGGTGCGCTTTCTGCATCCGCTCGGCTGGAGCTATTTCGACACGCTGCGCAAGAAGCTGCACTGGAACGAAGGAGGTTCCTGA
- a CDS encoding RNase adapter protein RapZ — translation MTAQIILITGMSGAGKSVALRALEDAGCYCVDNLPPELLRRFFALERHHDTRRLAIAIDVRSAASLPLLPRKLDALRNAGVQITPLFLDATTDTLVRRFSETRHKHPLTRQADDSDARDPKRALIEAIELERELLSDLRAQAHVIDTSMTRPAQLQSYVKALVSAPASQLTLVFESFAFKRGIPLDADYLFDVRMLPNPHYEPGLRTLTGLDAPVIAYLQRHEEVARMLSDIHQFLEPWLAPLAADNRSYVTVAIGCTGGQHRSVYLVEQLAAAFAEPWVALRRHRELGGGD, via the coding sequence ATGACCGCGCAGATCATCCTGATCACCGGCATGTCGGGCGCGGGCAAGTCGGTCGCGCTGCGCGCGCTGGAAGACGCGGGCTGCTACTGCGTCGACAACCTGCCGCCGGAACTGCTGCGGCGCTTCTTTGCGCTGGAGCGGCACCACGACACGCGGCGCCTGGCGATCGCGATCGACGTGCGCAGCGCCGCGTCGCTGCCGCTGCTGCCGCGCAAGCTCGACGCGCTGCGCAATGCCGGCGTGCAGATCACGCCGCTGTTCCTGGATGCGACCACCGACACGCTGGTGCGCCGCTTTTCGGAGACGCGCCACAAGCATCCGCTGACGCGCCAGGCGGATGACAGCGACGCGCGGGACCCGAAGCGTGCGCTGATCGAGGCGATCGAACTCGAACGCGAACTGCTGTCCGACCTGCGCGCGCAGGCGCACGTGATCGACACCAGCATGACGCGTCCCGCGCAGCTGCAAAGCTATGTGAAGGCGCTGGTGTCCGCGCCGGCGAGCCAGTTGACCCTGGTGTTCGAATCGTTTGCGTTCAAGCGCGGCATTCCGCTCGACGCCGACTACCTGTTCGACGTGCGCATGCTGCCCAATCCGCACTACGAGCCGGGCTTGCGCACACTCACCGGCCTCGATGCGCCGGTCATCGCATACCTGCAGCGGCACGAGGAAGTGGCGCGCATGCTGAGCGACATTCATCAGTTTCTGGAGCCCTGGCTAGCTCCGCTCGCGGCCGACAACCGCAGCTACGTCACGGTGGCGATCGGCTGCACCGGCGGCCAGCACCGTTCGGTCTACCTCGTCGAGCAACTGGCCGCGGCGTTCGCCGAGCCCTGGGTCGCGCTGCGGCGGCACCGCGAGCTGGGCGGCGGCGACTGA